In Rhizobium sp. WSM4643, the following are encoded in one genomic region:
- the folP gene encoding dihydropteroate synthase — translation MTGLEGRLWRVGHGREIELGRRSTIMAIINVTPDSFSDGGRFETVDAAVEQALRAVSEGAGIVDIGGESTRPNAATVSPSEEQARVLPVIEALRGRTQALISIDTYRAETARLAISAGAHIVNDVFGLQKEPDIADIAAVTGAGLCIMHTGRDRVKLVDVIADQVHFLERSLAIAASSGVNSDRIVLDPGFGFAKETAEENLELMARFSELSRFGLPLLAGTSRKRFLGTVTGREAQDRDAATAATSALLRLQGAAVFRVHNVAINRDALDIADAMLNARQEFERKRPT, via the coding sequence GTGACAGGGCTCGAAGGCAGATTGTGGCGTGTCGGCCATGGCCGAGAGATCGAACTCGGCCGTCGTTCGACGATCATGGCGATCATCAACGTGACGCCGGACTCCTTCTCCGATGGCGGACGCTTTGAAACCGTCGATGCAGCAGTCGAACAGGCGTTGCGGGCGGTGAGCGAGGGTGCAGGGATTGTCGATATCGGCGGTGAATCGACCCGGCCGAACGCAGCAACCGTCAGCCCTTCCGAGGAGCAGGCGCGCGTGCTGCCCGTCATAGAGGCGCTGCGCGGCCGCACCCAGGCGCTGATCTCCATCGACACCTATCGCGCCGAGACGGCGCGGCTGGCAATCAGTGCCGGCGCCCATATCGTCAACGACGTCTTCGGGCTGCAGAAGGAGCCCGATATCGCCGATATCGCCGCGGTGACCGGAGCCGGACTCTGTATCATGCACACCGGTCGCGACAGAGTAAAACTTGTCGATGTGATTGCCGATCAGGTGCATTTCCTCGAGCGGTCGCTTGCGATCGCCGCTTCGTCAGGCGTCAACAGCGATCGCATCGTGCTCGATCCGGGCTTCGGCTTCGCCAAGGAGACTGCGGAAGAAAACCTGGAGCTGATGGCGCGGTTTTCCGAACTTTCCCGCTTCGGTCTGCCGCTGCTCGCCGGTACGTCGCGCAAACGTTTCCTCGGCACGGTGACGGGGCGTGAGGCGCAGGACAGGGATGCTGCGACGGCTGCGACCAGCGCGCTGCTCAGACTTCAAGGGGCTGCGGTTTTCCGCGTGCACAATGTCGCAATCAACAGGGATGCGCTTGATATCGCCGATGCTATGCTCAATGCGCGCCAGGAATTCGAGAGGAAGCGGCCGACATGA
- a CDS encoding DUF922 domain-containing Zn-dependent protease: MPLAVRYMVLPIAFSIALSLCSPVAAEVIASKSYSYFDIRGKTADELDRELSRRGPTASGSSARHPGATKIRFGGEATYIQDNGRCRVGNVKVTVHTQIILPRWSSRKGASKELSMIWDALSSDIKRHEERHAEIARDQARAMERAIRALPQQRSCEAMQELVSGESARGIEEHDRQQARFDRVEAVNFQKRMLRLLNNRINDRAGAK, from the coding sequence ATGCCGCTTGCAGTGCGTTATATGGTCCTTCCTATCGCCTTTTCCATTGCTCTTTCCCTCTGCAGCCCCGTGGCAGCCGAAGTGATCGCATCGAAAAGCTATTCTTATTTCGACATTCGCGGCAAAACCGCGGATGAGCTCGACCGCGAACTCAGCCGGCGCGGGCCGACAGCGAGCGGCTCTTCGGCGCGTCATCCCGGCGCCACGAAGATCCGCTTCGGCGGCGAGGCAACCTACATTCAGGATAACGGGCGCTGCCGCGTCGGCAACGTCAAGGTCACGGTCCACACCCAGATCATCCTGCCGCGCTGGAGCAGCCGCAAGGGCGCCAGCAAGGAGCTGTCGATGATCTGGGACGCTCTGTCGAGCGATATCAAGCGCCACGAGGAGCGCCATGCCGAGATCGCCCGCGATCAGGCCCGCGCCATGGAGCGCGCCATCCGGGCGCTGCCGCAGCAGCGCAGCTGCGAAGCCATGCAGGAACTCGTCTCCGGCGAATCAGCTCGCGGTATAGAGGAGCACGATCGGCAGCAGGCGCGATTCGACCGGGTCGAGGCGGTCAATTTTCAGAAGCGCATGTTGAGGTTGCTGAACAATCGAATCAATGATCGAGCCGGCGCAAAATAA
- a CDS encoding 2Fe-2S iron-sulfur cluster-binding protein, whose amino-acid sequence MPKLTIVAFDGTRFDLDVDQGSTVMENAVRNSVPGIEAECGGACACATCHVYVDEEWTEKVGQPEAMEEDMLDFAFDVRPTSRLSCQIRMKAVYDGLVVHVPERQA is encoded by the coding sequence ATGCCCAAACTTACCATCGTCGCCTTCGACGGCACGCGCTTCGACCTCGACGTCGACCAAGGCTCCACCGTGATGGAGAATGCCGTGCGCAATTCGGTGCCCGGCATCGAGGCCGAATGCGGCGGCGCTTGCGCCTGCGCGACCTGTCATGTCTATGTCGACGAGGAGTGGACGGAGAAGGTCGGCCAGCCGGAAGCGATGGAAGAGGATATGCTCGACTTCGCCTTCGATGTACGCCCGACCTCGCGGCTGTCCTGTCAGATCCGGATGAAGGCCGTCTATGACGGGCTCGTGGTGCACGTGCCGGAACGCCAGGCCTGA
- a CDS encoding Hpt domain-containing protein: MAAQMAALNIVFEAPDNAKGPCPSKVRPIDLVHLAKQTMGDKTLEIEVLQMFARQARACLQDIASGETIRIGAAAHRLKGAASSVGAFRVSQTAEAVEETGGDAGATAALGAAVIDAENFILKLCRG; the protein is encoded by the coding sequence ATGGCAGCCCAGATGGCAGCATTGAACATCGTATTCGAGGCGCCGGATAATGCAAAGGGACCGTGTCCTTCGAAGGTCCGGCCAATCGATCTGGTCCATCTCGCAAAGCAGACGATGGGCGACAAGACGTTGGAAATCGAAGTCCTTCAGATGTTTGCGCGCCAGGCCCGTGCCTGCCTCCAGGATATTGCAAGCGGCGAAACCATCCGTATTGGCGCAGCCGCGCACCGGCTGAAAGGTGCGGCAAGCTCCGTCGGCGCGTTCCGCGTGTCGCAGACGGCGGAAGCCGTCGAGGAAACCGGCGGTGATGCCGGCGCGACGGCAGCGCTCGGCGCTGCCGTTATCGACGCCGAGAATTTCATCCTGAAGCTCTGCCGCGGCTGA
- a CDS encoding cysteine hydrolase family protein translates to MTKALLIIDVQNAILAGKASPERQPYIDTALDETVARLAVLQEKARQAGAQVVLVQHDGDVGHRLAVGTPGWALRDEIAPRQAEVVVRKKSADSFFETDLAECLHERSVTHLVVGGCMSQFCVDTTVRRAVSLGYDVTLIADGHMTGDTATFTFSEIIAHHNETLDGFDAGKATVEIRPAAEIEFS, encoded by the coding sequence ATGACCAAGGCCCTTCTGATCATCGACGTGCAGAACGCGATCCTCGCCGGCAAAGCCTCGCCTGAGCGGCAGCCTTACATCGATACCGCACTCGACGAGACCGTTGCGCGCTTGGCAGTGTTGCAAGAAAAAGCTCGGCAGGCGGGCGCGCAGGTCGTGCTCGTTCAGCATGACGGCGACGTTGGCCATCGGTTGGCTGTCGGCACGCCGGGTTGGGCCCTGCGCGACGAGATCGCGCCAAGGCAGGCCGAGGTCGTTGTGCGCAAGAAAAGCGCCGACTCCTTCTTCGAGACCGATCTTGCCGAATGCCTGCACGAACGATCAGTCACTCACCTCGTCGTCGGTGGATGCATGTCGCAATTCTGTGTCGACACCACAGTCAGGCGAGCCGTGTCGCTCGGATATGATGTGACGTTGATTGCCGATGGTCACATGACCGGCGACACAGCGACCTTCACCTTCTCCGAGATCATTGCCCATCACAATGAAACGCTCGATGGTTTCGATGCCGGCAAGGCAACGGTAGAAATCCGCCCCGCCGCCGAGATCGAGTTTTCATAA